Part of the Bubalus kerabau isolate K-KA32 ecotype Philippines breed swamp buffalo chromosome 18, PCC_UOA_SB_1v2, whole genome shotgun sequence genome is shown below.
ggctcctccatcattgTCTGTGTGACCTTTACCACactgaatctcagttttctcatctgtaagatggagatGAGAATGGTACCTAGGCTCATGGTGCTGTCATGAAGATCAAGTGAAAAATTCATATGAAgccttagcacaatgcctggcactcaGTACATACTCAGTATATATTACCAGCCCTTGGCCATCTGCTGGGGCACCTACATGGCAACTCGGAACACTCAGAACTGTTGGGATCCTGGCTGAAGGAAAGACAAAAGGTATTCCTGAATTCCACACATTTCACGCTCAGTGAAAAAGATTTCCTGTTGCTATTGCTTTGAATTTTGAAACTGATAGTGgaaatttcttttgcttttcctgaAGGCCAGCCAGAAAGGGACACTCAGGGGAGTCAGTGCAGCTTTCCGTGGTAAACCACAACCTCCCATTTAACAGGAGAGTTCAGCCTCTACAAGTCAACCCATCAGACTGAAGAAGACTGTCTCTGGACCACAGCAGACTTCTCCCTCCATCCACGTTgcatcaccccaccccacccccgccccacccccacagggCAGCACTCACTCATGCAGCAGCAAGTCCTTGAAGTGAATCATCTCCACCATCACTCGGATGTTCTCCTGTGCGGCAGAGCACAGATCATGCTTCAGGTAGCATTCCCGCTGTAACTGGAACACCATTTCCTTGATGGCTGGACACTTCCGGCTTATACAGCTGAATCTGTGCCGCAGAGCGTGGGCCTTACACTTCAAGGCATCTTTGATGAACGACTTGCCCTGAGAGCGGAGGggacaggggagggagagaggggtggAAGAGACCAGTCCTTATGACACGCTTTGACAGTCTGACCCTTGTTGGGCTTACATGGGATTTTTCTGACGACCAAACCTCAAGGCCTCATCCAGATGGACATTTTGCAGGTGACAGGCTGAGGCTACATCGGGAGGTCTGTCCAGAGTGATGTGAGACCTCTGCCTTCAGCCCCAAAGGATGTTACCTGGGAGACTGACACGGTTGCTTCCTTCCTCCTAAACTCCTCTACTAGCCTCCCTCGTCCTGCGGCTCCCGTGGCCCTCTGTCCTCAAGGAAGCCCAGTGTTGACTGTATGGTGGCAAGGTTTCTGAAACCCCAAGGGAAATTTGGGCAGGCATGAGCCCAGAGCTCCTTGGCAGTGCGTGGCGAGAGCTTTTCCCAGGTGCCTGTTTGTGCAGATCTCGCATCTTTCCTGCTCCTCCTAGTGATGTGAAGGTCGGGTGCTAGCTGGGCCTGCCTTTCCTGCCTCAGTGCCTCCCGCCGACCCCAACCCgtactctctctctcctcctcctagcCTTCAAGGAGgagcattcttttcctttttgaaagcAATTCGACTCCTTTAAACTGTTCGGATTATTGCCTCTAAAAGGCCCGCCTGGCACACTGCCTGCCAGCATCTGGAGCCTGAACTGCCCGGCTGATGGCCCCTCCCCCTCGCCCCAGGCCTCCGAGTGGCGAAGGCAGCCAGGCATACATCTGGCCTGCAGTTCTCTTTCCTGGCAACCCCATGAGATTGTTCTCATCCTAGAGAGGAGACAGCTGTTGGTGTGGGGGCGAGCCTGGGCTGTTAGCTTCCTTATCAACCTCGCGGGGCACAGAGGCACAGTGGGATACCCACCCAGGGATCCTCACACCCCCTCTTCTACAGAAGCGAGCTGTTATTGGAGAGGTCACCCCTGTGTTTTAGACAGGCCTGGGAGTAAAGGAGTTGAGAAAGTAAATGGGTTTAGGTTGGAAGTGGGACGCCGGCCAGCACGTTTATTTGTCCTCTCCTGTAGAAGCAGCTGAAAGGTCTACAGATAGTCTGATCACTGAAAAGCCACCTCATGGTGATTCCCTTTCCTCTGACGCACCAGTGGGAGCCAAATAGGATGGAGGGTAGGGTGTGCCGGTTGACTAAGTAGTTATGGGCTGAGACCTGACTTGAAAGGGATGCTTCTAACTTGAGAACGTACTCCTGTTGgttgagaaaaaaaaggaagatgaattTATGCGAGGGCTGCAGCAATCTGTtctcagtattcttccctgacaTCCTGTGGGATTGCCCTGAAATACACATCTTTCCTCCGGATTTCCTATACGTTTCCTAATTCCCGTTAATCCAGAAGGGATGCTTTATTAGGGCATCTCAAGGAGTTCAAACACTTtgctcctctttccttccctggttTCCCTTGCTGGCACCCCACATCCTCTGTAGGGGAGGCTGCCAGCCCTTTCGCATCCCTTTCTGGTTCCCAGGCGTTGCTTTGTCAGGCTGTCTACAGGATGTCAGCACATGGTAACTGGTGATGTTCATAAATCACACCTCAACTGTTGGCCTCATCCAAACAGTCATGGCTCTCCAGCGAAATGACAACAGGGTACTTCACTAAGGAGATGAGCCTAAAGGTCCACTCCACCTGAAATGTGTTTGTATGGTGTGTACTGGAGCCATAAGGTTACTTGTTGGGTTCTTTTCCTACTCATGCGGCATCTAGGCTTTTACCCTAGGGACCCCGGGATAAGTGAAGTGGGTCAGGCCCTGACTATACTTATTATATAGAGCGGGACTCATTCAAGGTTCCAACTTTTCAGGTTGGGAGAGGAGGATCTGCTACTTAGGAGGAAGAAAAGTCTGCTCTCTGGAGGCCCTGATTTATCCATGCTGCCTGCCCACATGTCCTCTAGGAGATGACAAATTTCTACGAATTTCATGTCTCTTTTATTCTTACCTATTAGGTGAAAATAGCTTTTGGCATGTTTAATTGGAGTCCCTGACCTTCCCTGCCCTACCCCCAGCTTAATGTTATGGTCCTCGCAGACTGGGTTCTGGGTAGCCAGACACGGTGTGTCCCTTACAggatgtttattatttattatgagTTTTCTCTGCTAAGAATCCTCAAATAATTGTTCAGCTTGGTCTCCATCCCATTCTGTGCATGCAAACTTCCTCCGAGTGGAGGAAGACTCGGCCGATATGACAGGTCCAGAAAGCTGAACCCCAGGAGTGGAGTGGGGAGTCACTGGCACCCTACTGCACACCTGGAAGGTCTCTGGCAAGTACTAAAACCCACCATGACGATCAACTAGGGAAACTCTGTTaacagttttttccaatgaacGTTTCAGTCATGCTCTGCTAACCCAAAACATTCTTGGTGCTCAATATGGTTTTTACCTGGGCATCAAATTTTCCAGCGTTGTGCAGAAAAGTCATGCAAATTCCGTGTAAGCCCCGAATCTCACAAGAGTTGTTCTCGAAACATTCAAACACGCCACACCCCACATCGCCAGCATTGACCAAACAGTGCTGGATTTCCGCTAAAATGAGAATTACACACAATCATATACAAAATTCTCTGCCATGCTGGGGAATGCAGAGAGAGGGTGGTTGAAATAAAAGTAATGactaaaaggaaaattaagaaaaagtgtTAGAAATGATTGTTTTGGGATCCAAAaaccaaggaaagaaaatttcatCACTTAATCTACTTATAAAGATAACTAGTATTtgtaaatttttgtaaaaattagCCAGACCTACATTACAAAAGTCACAAGAGAAGTTAGGTCAGAACACTCCATTTTTTCATCCTTCTCATCTTATTAAAGTATTTGTGGGAATACTTGGTTTGACAGCTGAAGATATTTCAGCTTTCTAAACCCactgacaaaaataaaatttcaacccATTAGCTTGGTCTTTCCCTTCTGTCCTTCATCAATGAAATACTCTTCTGTACTTGGATGAAGCTGCTGCTATTAAATCACGGCCATTTCCTTCCTGACCCCCAAATGAGAGCTTCCAAAAAGCAGTTTCAATTTAGCTTTATGATTCAACacctaaaaatcaaaacaaaattccTATTAAGGCAGCGCCTCCAAACCATTCGCATTAAAAATACCAGGCTAGGGAAACTGCGGTTTGCTTGCAAGCAGGCTCAGGAGTCGAGTCAGATGGGGGTTAGTCTGCAGAAACGCAACCTTTGCAGTTCGAGGTTCCTTTTTAATAGAGATCTGGGGTGAGATGTCGCTTAATTCCCTAGACTTCTCGCGACCCGGGTGTCCGCTGCCCTCCTTCGCAGAATGTGGCCCCAATTCGCCTCTCTGAAAGGACAGGCTGAGAGGGAGTTAACTGTCAGGCTGCAaagcctctctcccttccttccccctaCCCAATTAAACCAACCACAAAATTACATCAGAAGAGTATATTTTGGAAGAAGGGCGGGTCGGAGGAGATAATCCGCATTCAGGTTAAATCTGCCGAGAGAATGAGGGGCGTGTATTTGTTGAGGGTCACCAACTAGCGAAAATCACGTTTGATTCTCAGGGAAAGCTCTGGGAGGGGAAAAGGTGGGTGAGACGAGCGGGGCGCGAGCCGGAGGCGCTGGCATCCGCCTATGGAGGTGGGAGGCTCCCGGACGGTCCCATGCGCGGCCCCGGCGCGCCGGCCCGGAGCGCGCAGGGCCGCGGTTCACTCGCTCCCGGCGCCCCTAATGGGCACTCGTGCATTCCTGCTCGTGCGGTGAACGCACGCACGGCACCGCCGGGTTCGCAGGCCCCCTTAAAAAAGGGAGGGCCGTGAAGAGCGAAGAAGCGCTAGGCAGattttcttcctctccctgaggctgggaaaaggGCCAGCCCCGTGCCCTGCACGCCTGGTTGTGCTTGGCAGCTCTCGGGTAAACGGAGAGCCGGTCGAGCAGCTGCGGCGCACGGTTCGGGCCATGTCACCATTTCTTCTCTTGCTGACCTGCTCTGGAGCCGGGGACGGAGGCAGCACCGCAGAGGTACGCTTTAGTGCACCCGCCCCTGCCCCTTCCGAAAGGAATGCCCCACAAGGGGGAAAGTTCGCCATGCAATTTGTCTCGCCTACAAAGTTCTTGGATGTCGGGCATCTTCTGAGGAGGGGGAGAAACAGTCCTGCCGCGGCCCGCCGGCTGGGAAGAGAAGTTCTTCGGTTCAGAGCGCAGCCCGGTAGCGGGGACGCTCCGTGCCTCCTGCAAGCCGGTTAGGATGGAGCAGGGAGGTTTGAACCGGTCCGGGAACGCTGGAGCCACCCTGGCCGCGTAATGCGGTGCTTCCTTTACCCTCGACCCCGGGAGGACAGCAACAAGTCCTGCCCCAGCCATCTCATCACCCGGCCAGCACGTGCGGATTCCGGGAGCGCGGAGCCCGGTGTGGACCTCGCTCTGCCGCGCGCTTTCCTCTTCACGCCCCGCTCCACCCCAAGAGTTTGCGCGGCCCAGGTTGGGCGCCCAGTTCTGGGCGAAGCGCCCGGGGCGCGCTGCGTGGGTGCGGGATGTCTTCTCCCAGCAGCTCCCCGCCTCGGGGGCGCACGCACTTACCTGTGTTCTGCAAGGACAGACGGCCTTTCTGCTGGGAGCTCCTGTCTTGGGGACCTTCGGGCGTGTTGGTGGCGTCGGTCCCTCGAGCTGGATCGAAGGTAACCAGCACCAAAGCCAGGGTCACGAACTGGCCCAGCCGCTCTGCACACATGGTTCTTGGTGTAAACCTCCAGCCCGGAGACCTGGATTCTTTGTGCTCCCCTccgcctcttcctcctcctccgccgcttcccctcctcctcccactcttCTTCCCGGCTCGCCTTTTCCCTCCTCGCGGCCGCGGCTCTGATAGAGGTTACCCAGCGCCCTCCCGTAGCTCTCTGGAGAGCATGTGACCAGGCCGTTAGCAGCGCCGCGAGTGCCGGGCAATGGCAGGGACGGTGCCTCAAATATCCCTGGAAGCTCTGGTGTCACTTGAATGAAGGAGTCGAGCAGGTGTTGTCCCAGCGGCTGGACCAATCCGAGACCCCCGCCCGTTTGACAACACGGCCGGGAGGCGGGGCCTGCGCCCAACTACTACAGGAGGAAGCCGAGCGCCGCTGGGAGCGCCCGACAAAGTTGCCGACCTGGCGACGGCCACGCGTTTGcgtgcgtgtgtgagtgtgtgagagcgCGGCCGGAGATACATGCGCGTGTGCGGGTGCTCCAAGGCAATGGCCGAACGGACTTAACTAAAAGCGAATCCCAGCTCCGGTTGCAGCTAAAGAAAGGCGAGAGGGGATGGTCTGCGCTGGGACAGCGTTCCCCCTCCCTTCCAACCCCCTCAGGCTCCTGGCTCGCATCACACCCGCAACGGGCTGGGAAAGtttcctctttctgccttttGTAATTTAGTTGAGATTCCCAGCCCCGAGGCCTTGACAGATTGGAGAAGTTTCCTGGACATAGTGCTGCTCGGGGCAAGCTGGGCACAGATGGGAATTCCTGACGGTGTGATGCtttgcattaaaaacaaaaactcctcCAAACTATTTTAAGATAGGAGCAGAAAGCACTAGATACAGGACTCTGCCTGAGCGGCTGCCCCATCTTCTTTTCGCCCCGCGGTGGTGGGCCTTGCCACACCTTAGGTGTCAGATTCTTGCCCCTCCCTCAATCCAGACGGATTCTGGGCTGGGCTGCAGGGATCCAGGTGAGAGACTGGACTTGCATCATTTACAGGCGGGTGGCAGGGAGGCCCGGCAGCCCTGAGTCAGCCCGCGGCGGAGCATCGCGTGCCCCAGAGGCTGGAGCTTGAAAGACAACTTTACGCGTCTCCAAACATACTCTTCCATTTTCCCAAAGCGCTACTCGCCGCCGCGTTCTGTGTTCCCTTTACTCTTCATTCATCGGatggaaaaggtaaaaaaaaaaaaaaaaaaatctccctaaaCCCTAAAAACAGAACCCGAGGAAATTCTCTCCGTCTCTTCTCCTTTCTTGTTCGAGCTCCCTCCCCAAGCACGGCCGGGGCTGGATCGCCCTCGACTGCTTTCTCCCCCCCGGCTTGCGGAAGCAGGGAGAAAGTTGGGCGCCGCTGGGAGCGCCTCTT
Proteins encoded:
- the STC2 gene encoding stanniocalcin-2, whose product is MCAERLGQFVTLALVLVTFDPARGTDATNTPEGPQDRSSQQKGRLSLQNTAEIQHCLVNAGDVGCGVFECFENNSCEIRGLHGICMTFLHNAGKFDAQGKSFIKDALKCKAHALRHRFSCISRKCPAIKEMVFQLQRECYLKHDLCSAAQENIRVMVEMIHFKDLLLHEPYVDLVNLLLTCGEEVKEAITHSVQAQCEQSWGSLCSILSFCTSTIQRPPTAPPEHQLQGDRAKLSRGHPAEMGHHLAEPSSRETGRGAKGERGSKSHPNAHARGRAAGPGAQGTSGSSEWEDEQSEYSDIRR